One region of Dysidea avara chromosome 1, odDysAvar1.4, whole genome shotgun sequence genomic DNA includes:
- the LOC136266756 gene encoding uncharacterized protein, producing METHYLLVLLLLLITLHNSEQQGLIIHPPQDVTICARDDVNITCGHNYTASLTPLWRINGLAISGSRIGTNNTFEMTVVADNIDTVLTVYSANVILNQTKFQCEFTFLPPVKSSVGILTVMGPPTLPVIKVLERRLTSLVISWDTLSHTSCGDVTYNVTLSDGTAELVEERTTTSNTISFTDLDNDTQCEVTVLAINNAGPATVVTTNVTTLTPSVPSPPSDLAVSLKFVDYRPIVTISWNVSSLSHNMTEVEALNVSLTGEDDITTTFEVSPNTTTFQMSHNMTSDDNVSRHLDVGTDYIISVCSVNSVGCSETVSTSLAVR from the exons ATGGAGACACATTATCTACTtgttttgttgttattgttgatcACACTACACAACTCTGAACAACAAG GTCTTATTATCCACCCACCTCAAGATGTTACAATATGTGCTAGAGATGATGTTAATATCACTTGTGGACATAACTATACTGCATCGTTGACTCCTCTGTGGAGAATAAATGGACTAGCAATTTCTGGTAGTAGAATTGGGACTAACAACACATTTGAGATGACAGTGGTAGCTGATAATATTGACACAGTATTGACAGTGTATTCTGCAAATGTAATATTGAATCAAACTAAATTTCAGTGTGAATTTACATTCCTAcctcctgtaaagagttcagttggcATTCTAACAGTCATGG GTCCCCCAACCCTACCAGTTATCAAGGTATTAGAAAGGAGACTGACCTCACTGGTAATATCATGGGACACACTCAGCCATACCTCATGTGGTGATGTGACATACAATGTGACCTTATCTGATGGGACAGCAGAACTGGTGGAGGAGAGAACCACTACTAGTAATACTATCAGTTTCACTGATCTTGATAATGATACTCAATGTGAAGTGACAGTGTTGGCTATTAACAATGCTGGACCAGCAACTGTTGTTACTACTAATGTAACCACCTTAACTCCTTCAG TACCTTCTCCTCCGAGTGATTTGGCAGTAAGCTTGAAGTTTGTTGATTACAGGCCTATTGTTACCATATCTTGGAAt GTATCATCATTGTCACATAACATGACTGAGGTGGAGGCCTTAAATGTCTCTTTGACTGGTGAAGATGATATAACAACAACCTTTGAAGTATCACCTAATACAACTACCTTCCAAATGTCACATAATATGACATCAGATGATAATGTTTCCAGACATCTTGATGTTGGAACAGATTACATCATTTCTGTTTGTAGTGTGAACAGTGTGGGATGTAGTGAGACAGTTAGTACTTCATtag CTGTACGATAG
- the LOC136266595 gene encoding E3 ubiquitin-protein ligase TRIM71-like produces the protein MTCRRTASKFLSAPSTSCLFKGCAVRLVKMASALLPSVSKCQVLMEHFDNPDQLQDAINCSEECVALLKYPAATPVSEYCPVHLRRELYYVCIQCGTDLCSHCCSSGHSTHRYTTITSVTNEETRRLGEAVDHMTGLLEETKRAVSVVKEMRQRVRGRKEHNMERTREMFNALRKVIDKQEEQVIADITEGADKRENALKLQLERLLLLWTQLQNCLELLKKTRENKVTTTELVRRRKILERRKDHLTIMKRRSRLEPVMKEQREVGHEEVERLCEEVTKLGEFVPLDPSKCEVTFPTTMTVMNNETSLMVTLRDVNGDIVDDKSSEVEVSVTTKTGEAIVVGPVKDVSGGNYTASFTPRTLGDHMISIVVDGQHIPPHNISVVLRDYSKMREGHCQVMTHYGGNEFGELLDVAIGVNNEVIIVDATNKCVIVLDCNFALLAVIGQGSGGNRLVDPHGVAVSKDGIIAISDSSSHQVKKYSLQGKLLSIIGNNRGNNHGQFNRPRGLVFSSNKMLYVVDGGNHRVQVFQQDDNFEFTFGSYGFEPGKFQRPVRIAIDTDNRVLVSDPVGDHISLFSHTGSFISRLACESCDELYDDPCAITVSPDGHIIAGFNGRNNKIRVLSPTHQLIEQFGRMGSQQGEFYGINGMAMNYSTGSVYVVEYNNKRLQVIS, from the exons atGACCTGCAGACGTACGGCTTCAAAATTTTTAAGCGCGCCTAGTACTAGCTGTTTATTCAAAGGGTGTGCCGTGCGTTTGGTCAAAATGGCTTCTGCTCTCCTTCCTTCCGTGTCGAAGTGTCAAGTGTTGATGGAACATTTTGATAATCCAGACCAACTTCAAGATGCTATTAACTGTAGCGAAGAGTGCGTCGCTCTGTTGAAGTATCCCGCCGCCACGCCCGTTTCTGAATATTGTCCTGTTCATCTACGAAGAGAACTTTACTATGTTTGCATACAATGTGGAACTGACTTATGTAGTCATTGTTGCTCCAGTGGTCACTCAACACACCGGTATACTACCATTACAAGTGTGACTAATGAAGAAACCAGGAGACTGGGAGAAGCTGTGGATCACATGACGGGTTTACTAGAAGAGACGAAACGAGCAGTGTCCGTTGTGAAGGAAATGAGACAACGTGTTAGGGGCAGAAAGGAGCACAACATGGAGAGGACAAGGGAGATGTTTAATGCTCTTAGAAAAGTCATTGATAAACAAGAAGAACAAGTCATAGCAGATATCACCGAAGGAGCAGACAAGAGGGAGAACGCACTAAAG CTACAGCTGGAGAGGTTGTTGTTACTATGGACACAACTACAGAATTGTCTGGAGCTATTGAAGAAAACAAGAGAGAACAAAGTGACTACCACTGAACTGGTTAGGAGGAGGAAGATACTGGAGCGACGAAAAGATCACCTGACGATAATGAAGAGGAGATCAAGACTGGAACCAGTAATGAAGGAACAAAGAGAAGTGGGGCATGAAGAAGTGGAACGTCTTTGTGAGGAGGTGACCAAGTTGGGAGAATTTGTACCTCTGGATCCCAGCAAGTGTGAAGTGACCTTCCCTACAACAATGACAGTAATGAACAACGAGACGTCACTAATGGTAACACTTAGAGATGTCAATGGTGACATTGTTGATGACAAGAGTAGTGAAGTAGAAGTGTCCGTGACCACCAAAACTGGAGAAGCCATAGTAGTGGGACCAGTCAAGGATGTTAGTGGTGGAAACTATACAGCATCCTTCACTCCCAGGACACTTGGAGATCACATGATATCAATTGTAGTTGATGGACAACACATCCCACCTCACAA TATATCAGTTGTACTGAGAGACTACAGCAAGATGAGAGAAGGACACTGCCAAGTGATGACTCATTATGGAGGGAACGAGTTTGGTGAACTCCTTGATGTTGCTATAGGAGTTAATAATGAAGTCATCATTGTTGATGCTACTAACAAGTGTGTAATTGTGCTGGACTGTAACTTTGCCTTATTAGCAGTGATTGGACAAGGCAGTGGTGGCAACAGATTGGTCGATCCTCACGGTGTAGCAGTCAGTAAGGATGGCATCATAGCTATCAGTGACAGCAGTAGTCATCAAGTGAAGAAGTATTCCCTACAAGGAAAACTCTTATCAATAATTGGTAACAATAGAGGGAACAACCATGGCCAGTTTAATAGACCTAGGGGACTAGTCTTCAGTAGTAATAAAATGTTGTATGTTGTAGATGGGGGGAATCACAGGGTCCAGGTATTCCAACAAGATGATAACTTTGAATTTACATTTGGCAGTTATGGGTTCGAGCCTGGGAAATTTCAGCGTCCTGTTAGAATAGCAATTGATACTGACAATAGAGTGTTAGTTAGTGACCCTGTTGGTGATCATATTAGTCTCTTCAGTCATACTGGCAGTTTTATTAGTAGGTTAGCATGTGAATCATGTGATGAACTATATGATGACCCATGTGCCATTACTGTTAGCCCTGATGGTCACATCATAGCTGGTTTTAATGGTAGAAACAATAAAATTAGAGTATTGAGCCCCACCCATCAGTTAATAGAACAGTTTGGAAGGATGGGATCTCAACAAGGAGAATTTTATGGTATTAATGGTATGGCCATGAACTATTCTACTGGTAGTGTTTATGTTGTGGAGTATAACAACAAGAGACTACAAGTTATCAGTTAA
- the LOC136266812 gene encoding peroxynitrite isomerase THAP4-like — translation MPSSCCAVECRNRCKAGKVTLYTFPKNLVRRRQWIQAIHREAWEPTQHSRVCGRHFISGRPCRLKWDPDYVPSIFSFKERNEEADKDKLARSHRLQNRRRSYASSTRSSTRKASRKCKSTTTRDQVPQVENAEELMSTGNDITDSTETMDNEILSSAVETMEIDHEQHCDGPDDSSVLHQP, via the exons ATGCCGTCGAGTTGCTGTGCTGTTGAGTGCCGAAATCGTTGTAAAGCGGgaaaagttacattgtacacCTTCCCTAAGAATCTGGTGCGAAGAAGACAGTGGATACAAGCTATTCACCGTGAAGCTTGGGAACCAACTCAGCATTCTCGGGTCTGTGGAAGGCATTTCATTTCAG gaagacCTTGCAGGTTGAAATGGGATCCTGACTATGTTCCATCAATATTCTCATTTAAAGAGAGAAATGAAGAAGCAGATAAAGATAAGTTGGCTAGAAGTCATAGATTGCAGAACAGGAGAAGGAGCTATGCATCAAGTACACGCTCGAGTACACGTAAGGCATCACGAAAGTGCAAATCAACTACTACTCGTGATCAGGTGCCACAAGTTGAAAATGCCGAGGAGTTGATGTCGACAGGAAATGATATAACTGATAGCACTGAAACAATGGATAATGAAATTTTAAGTAGTGCTGTTGAGACCATGGAGATTGACCATGAGCAGCATTGTGATGGTCCTGACGATTCTTCTGTGTTACATCAGCCCTGA
- the LOC136247175 gene encoding uncharacterized protein, which produces MIIHKQQQIIQQRHHVIDALNDKKVSLEKCLDEQKELTEMVKEELQTASVLLSPSLRMKDDDEQTYFYSGLPSYSAFTTLLALLSTVLPPYEHRGISHSDQLLMVLMKLRRATTNQDLAYRFRIDVTRVSKIFHQWIDTMAFQLKPLVKWPERGMIRTTIPDCFKPKYARTTCIIDCSEIFIQRPSSLAARAETYSNYKSHNTVKFLIAISPTGAIIFVSKCWGGRASDKHITAHSGFLDKLMHGDLVLADRGFDITEPLALRGASLAIPPFTKGKPQLSQREVETARELSRVRIHVERAIGRLKNFRILQSTLPITLVKSATDEEFCTIDKILFVCAALCNLQPPLV; this is translated from the coding sequence ATGATCATTCATAAGCAGCAGCAGATTATTCAGCAACGACATCACGTTATTGATGCACTTAATGATAAAAAGGTGTCACTGGAAAAATGTCTAGATGAACAAAAAGAGTTAACTGAAATGGTGAAAGAAGAGCTGCAGACTGCATCTGTATTACTCAGCCCCTCTCTCCGAATGAAGGATGATGATGAACAAACTTATTTTTATTCTGGTTTGCCATCATATTCTGCATTTACCACACTACTTGCTTTGCTTTCTACTGTTTTACCTCCGTACGAGCACAGAGGAATAAGTCATAGTGACCAGCTTCTGATGGTCTTGATGAAACTGAGACGGGCAACAACGAATCAGGATCTAGCTTATCGATTCAGAATTGATGTAACCAGAGTGTCTAAAATTTTTCATCAGTGGATTGATACAATGGCCTTTCAGCTAAAGCCTCTAGTAAAATGGCCAGAAAGAGGAATGATCCGGACCACTATCCCTGACTGTTTTAAGCCAAAGTATGCCCGTACAACATGTATTATTGATTGTTCAGAAATCTTTATTCAACGCCCATCTTCATTAGCAGCAAGAGCCGAGACATATTCTAATTACAAAAGTCATAACACTGTGAAGTTTCTAATTGCTATTAGCCCCACGGGTGCAATTATCTTTGTTTCTAAGTGTTGGGGAGGACGTGCCAGTGACAAACACATTACTGCACACAGTGGGTTTTTGGACAAGCTGATGCACGGTGACTTGGTTTTAGCTGATAGAGGTTTTGATATAACCGAACCTTTAGCTCTTCGTGGTGCTTCACTAGCAATTCCTCCTTTCACAAAGGGAAAACCCCAACTCTCACAGAGGGAAGTGGAGACAGCTAGAGAATTGTCTAGGGTGAGGATCCATGTGGAACGAGCCATTGGGAGGCTCAAAAACTTCAGAATTTTACAGTCAACTCTACCAATCACCCTGGTGAAATCTGCTACTGATGAAGAATTTTGTACCATTGATAAGATCTTATTTGTATGTGCTGCATTATGTAACTTGCAACCACCTTTGGTTTAA
- the LOC136266587 gene encoding uncharacterized protein, translating into MTSEYFKSLDYLAQRRYVEKLTIRDEVLPDPYSIGEESWTDDMTQWPDLVYGDLYSYLIETKGPYTKEKLKAHKSLDAYNYFCNGHVRTVYCYGHGNHVILKALVNPSQKTPDQAHKAWVILQKADAEVITAHCTCKAGLGEVCSHIAAILFKVETAVRLGLTKPSCTSTSCNWNNWYKENINPAEVRNINFVKPKHSSKRKQTCSEFTSSAKKQQRNLSQIPPETLYSAINNCLPHASVFTIVPKPDDDSQLSKVTSSVGTPIVASVTDSGMISSSVDSSIVTTPVMESSVSPDTSTATTPMVESSSSPDTSMVTTPVVESSVSPDTSMVTTPVMESTTSSADASISSLVTTQVVPNIPKPLLELFDPKHKKLSKEMLLQLSKEVFVSLSVTDEQAMAIELATRTQRLSSDWYSQRQGRITASLFHDVFTFKEKNSPDSLLKRLLCNVDISHIPAIKWGVEKEDTARREYIAKMSSLHQGFRCTLTGLVVNPQYPFLGASPDALVECSCCGGQGIVEIKCPFSGKGTHPSQLHRLKNSFLNETGLRQNHKYYTQIQGQLVVSCKQYCDFVVWTPEGILIERMEVNSNFTESLIRKLTKFYVEIMLPEILTRNVLDVSELSSSTTVVATSNEEVTYCFCQEGEHGKMICCDNSECKISWFHFKCVGIKRAPRGDWFCPNCNI; encoded by the exons ATGACTTCTGAGTATTTTAAATCGTTAGATTATTTAGCACAAAGACGCTATGTTGAAAAGCTCACAATACGTGATGAAGTACTACCTGATCCATACTCTATTGGCGAGGAATCGTGGACGGATGATATGACACAGTGGCCAGATCTGGTGTATGGTGATTTATATTCATATTTAATCGAAACCAAAGGGCCTTATACCAAGGAAAAGTTGAAAGCCCACAAGTCTCTGGACGCGTACAACTATTTTTGCAACGGTCATGTCCGCACTGTCTACTGCTATGGGCATGGGAATCATGTCATCCTAAAAGCTTTGGTGAACCCCAGTCAAAAGACTCCAGATCAAGCCCATAAGGCCTGGGTCATATTGCAGAAGGCTGATGCTGAAGTTATAACAGCACATTGTACTTGCAAAGCCGG CCTGGGTGAAGTGTGCAGTCACATAGCGGCAATACTTTTCAAGGTTGAAACTGCTGTTCGATTGGGTCTTACTAAGCCATCGTGCACCTCCACAAGCTGTAATTGGAACAACTGGTATAAAGAAAAT ATAAATCCTGCTGAAGTcagaaatattaattttgtaaagcCTAAACACAGTTCTAAAAGAAAACAGACTTGCAGTGAGTTTACTTCTTCAGCTAAAAAGCAGCAAAGAAATTTGTCACAAATACCACCAGAAACACTCTACAGTgcaatcaataattgtttgcCCCATGCTTCTGTCTTTACTATTGTTCCAAAACCTGATGACGATTCTCAGCTATCCAAAGTGACATCGAGTGTTGGTACACCAATTGTAGCTTCTGTAACTGACTCAGGAATGATATCCTCAAGTGTTGATTCATCAATTGTCACAACACCCGTGATGGAATCATCAGTGAGTCCTGATACATCAACGGCCACTACACCCATGGTGGAATCATCATCGAGTCCTGATACATCAATGGTCACAACACCCGTGGTGGAATCATCAGTGAGTCCTGATACATCAATGGTCACAACACCCGTGATGGAATCAACAACATCCAGTGCTGATGCATCGATTTCTTCCTTGGTGACTACACAAGTAGTACCCAATATCCCAAAGCCTTTGCTTGAATTATTTGATCCCAAACACAAAAAACTGAGTAAGGAAATGTTGCTTCAGTTGTCAAAAGAAGTGTTTGTAAGCTTGTCTGTTACTGATGAGCAAGCTATGGCTATTGAATTAGCAACACGCACCCAAAGGCTAAGCAGTGACTGGTATAGTCAACGACAAGGTCGTATTACTGCTTCTTTGTTCCACGATGTCTTCACTTTCAAGGAAAAAAATAGTCCTGATAGTCTTTTAAAGAGGTTGCTATGTAATGTGGACATCAGTCACATTCCGGCCATTAAATGGGGAGTTGAAAAAGAAGACACAGCAAGGAGAGAATACATTGCCAAAATGTCATCATTACATCAAGGATTCCGGTGTACATTGACTGGGTTGGTTGTTAACCCCCAATATCCTTTTTTGGGTGCAAGCCCAGATGCATTGGTAGAATGTAGTTGCTGTGGTGGACAAGGAATTGTGGAGATTAAGTGCCCTTTTTCGGGTAAAGGTACTCACCCATCACAGCTTCACAGATTGAAAAACTCATTTTTAAATGAAACTGGGCTTCGTCAGAATCACAAATATTATACACAGATACAGGGACAGCTTGTAGTTAGCTGCAAACAGTACTGTGATTTTGTTGTATGGACACCCGAGGGAATTCTAATAGAGCGAATGGAAGTAAATTCTAACTTCACTGAAAGTTTGATTAGAAAGCTAACGAAGTTTTATGTAGAAATTATGTTACCAGAAATCCTAACTCGCAATGTATTAGATGTAAGTGAGTTGTCCAGCTCCACCACTGTAGTAGCCACCAGCAATGAAGAAGTTACATACTGTTTTTGTCAAGAAGGTGAGCATGGAAAGATGATTTGCTGTGATAATTCTGAGTGTAAGATTTCATGGTTTCACTTCAAATGTGTTGGCATAAAGCGAGCCCCTAGAGGAGATTGGTTCTGTCCTAACTGTAATATTTGA